One window of Calypte anna isolate BGI_N300 chromosome 9, bCalAnn1_v1.p, whole genome shotgun sequence genomic DNA carries:
- the NPPC gene encoding C-type natriuretic peptide translates to MQISPLLAGGLLLVLLSVRLEAKAASQLPQKGSRGSAAAAGPPEAAAAAEREKEREKEREKERSGGGSGPREAREARAESRPRAGWARLLQDPPGRRHKGLHKKGLGKGCFGLKLDRIGAMSGLGC, encoded by the exons ATGCAGATCTCACCCTTGCTGGCTGGTGGACTTTTACTCGTTCTGCTCTCCGTCAGGCTGGAGGCGAAGGCGGCATCTCAGCTCCCACAGAAG GGCTCCCGCGGCTCGGCAGCGGCAGCGGGTCCGCccgaggcggcggcggcggcagagCGGGAGAAGGAACGGGAGAAGGAGCGGGAGAAGGAGCGCAGCGGCGGCGGGTCGGGCCCGCGGGAGGCCCGGGAGGCGCGGGCCGAGTCCCGGCCGCGGGCAGGCTGGGCgaggctgctgcaggacccGCCGGGCCGCCGCCACAAGGGCCTCCATAAGAAGGGCCTGGGCAAGGGCTGCTTCGGCCTCAAGCTGGACCGCATCGGCGCCATGAGCGGCCTCGGCTGCTGA